GCTGTTAACCAATTGAATTTAGAAATCAAAACCGGAGAATTTTTCTCCTTATTAGGGCCATCAGGTTGTGGAAAAACAACAACATTAAGAATGATTGCTGGATTTGAACTTCCCACTTCTGGGGAAATTTTAATTCATCAACAACCGATGAAAAATCGTCCCCCTTTTTATCGTCCAGTCAATACCGTTTTTCAAAATTATGCCTTATTTCCCCATTTAACTGTTGCGGAAAATGTTGCTTTTGGACTGGAAATGGAAAATGTGTCTCGTCCCCAAATTAAGAGCCGAGTTACAGACGCATTATCTTTAGTTAAATTAACCGATTTTCAAACTCGTTATCCCCGTCAACTTTCCGGTGGACAGCAACAACGGGTGGCGTTAGCGAGAGCATTAGTTAAACAGCCAAAGGTGTTATTATTTGATGAACCCTTGGGTGCTTTAGATTTAAAACTGCGAAAAGAAATGCAGTTAGAACTTAAAAAAATGCAGAAACAATTAGGCATTACTTTTATTTATGTAACCCATGATCAAGAAGAAGCGTTAACCATGTCTGATCGAATTGGGGTCATGAATCATGGAGAATTATTACAAGTAGGAACCCCCCTAGAAATTTATGAATATCCTCAGACTAAATTTGTTGCAGATTTCATTGGAGAAACTAACTTTTTGACGGGACGAGTTACCCAAATCCAAGGACAACAAATCACGGTTTTAGTAGATGAACAACTTTCTATTCATCTAACAACTTCTCAACCTGTTATAGAAGGACAAATAATCAATTTAATCATCCGTCCAGAAAAAGCCACTCTCTATGCTAATACTGATCAAAATAGGGGAGATTATCAAAATGTAGAAGCTTGGAAAGGAATCATTGAAGAATCAATTTATCTGGGAACAGATACCCGTTATGCTGTGCGTTTAACTGATCAAACTTTAATCATGATTCGCTGGCAAAATTGGCATCGAGATGATCTACAACGTTTTACCCTTGGTGATCAGGTTAAAGTAGTTGTCCCACCCAATAGTATTAATATTATTAGTAATTAAAATAATAAATATTATGATAAAAAAACGCCCATAACTAACACGATGGGCGCTCAATCCGGGTGCAATGCTATCAATTCACATTATAATATTCTACAGCTATCAGAGGCAGATAAAATGATAACCTTTAACAAAAATTTACAATAATCTTTTCTAAAATCTTCAATTTTTACCCCCATGACTCCAACCTTAATCGGACGCTGGCAAACTCGTCTTTTTCTCTTTGCAACCGTTGGTGTTTTAGTAACCTTAGCCTTTGTTGGGTTACAAACGGGTGATCAACCCCGATCAATTTACTTTTGGATTTTAGGATATATTACCTGTTTTGGCTTTTTCTGGGATATTTTCTATATCAAAATTCAAAAATTTCGCTGGGATCGAGATTGGCCTGGTGCTTTTCAATTATTAGCAGGAATTTGGGAAGCTTTGTTTTTACTAACCTTGATCAAAATCATCGGTTTACCCGGTATTTCTCCAACAGAATTTAATCTGGGATTATTTATTTTCCATTATAGTTGTGTTTGGATTGCTATTTTTATTACCTCTCAAAGTCTGATCAGAATTTTATGTCCTTACTGGCGTTTTCGAGGAGGACAATGGTTTTAATTCAACTTTAAACCGTTAATTCCCTTAATTTTTAAGAGTTAAATCTTCATCTATTTCTTTCTCTTTTTCTTTTTCTTTTAGAGCTTTGAGGGAAGGAAGATTAATCGGAATCATTTCTCGTCTGGCTTGGTTTAAATCATGAAAACTCCCACAAAGTAATAAGCGATCGCCTGCTTCTAAATCCAAATTTCGACTCGGCCAGCGATGAAATTTATCGTCTCGACGTAAGGCTTGAACTTGTACCCTAAACCGACTCGCTAAATCTAATTTCGATAACGGTTTACCGATCACCGGGCTATTTTCAGGAATATTTAACCACTGACAAGAAATACTTTCCGCCGGAATTGTAACCTCTCCTTTCGCCAATTGATCTAACGTTGTTAAGGCGGCTGTTTCCCCCACAACTAATAATTTATCATCTTTTTCTAAACGCGCTTGACCATCAGGATAATCAATTTCTTCCCCCGTAGAACGTCGAATTGCCATCACACTAATTCCCGTCATCGGACGAATATTACTTTCTTCCAAAGTCATTCCCGTTAAGGGAGAACTCGGAGGTAACGCATACCATTTACTATTCATTTCTTGAGTTGCTTGCTGTAAATCTCGCGCCACTTCTTGAGGGGATTTTTTAGGGCGAAAATCTGAATACTGACTTTGACGAATTTTTTGCATTTCCTGTTGAATTTTATCTCCAGTTAAACCCATTCTTGTTAATAAATGAGTTGATAATTCTAAACTCGCTTCAAATTCAGGTTGTACCACTTCTTTTGCACCCAATTGATACAGAAGTTCAATATCCTTATCCCGATCCGCGATCACAATTACATCTAAATTAGGCGAAAATTCTAACGATCGCTTTAAGCATAATCGGGTACTCATTGGGTCAGGAATAGCGATCGCCATTGAGATAGCCCGATCCACCCCTGCGGTTTCTAAAACGTGCAAACTTGCCGCATTTCCATATAAATAAGGAATGTTATTATTTCTTAATTCTTGTACAGCTTGTTCCGATTGATCAATCACGACAACGGAATAATTATGACTTTGTAAAAGTCGAACTAAATTGCGCCCAACTCGTCCATACCCACAAACAATAATATGATTTTGTTGGGGAAAATTTTCAGCAATATCCGTAATTTTTCGACTGTTTTCTAAAAGATTAGATAAGTCCCATTTTTCCTCCATCCAATCTAACAATTTAGGAGCAAATTGTAAAATAAACGGGGTAATAATTAAGGTGAGGGCTGTTGTTCCCACAATTAATAAATAAATCCGTCGGGAAACTAACCCTAAACTTTGTCCAGCACTGGCTAAAACAAACGAAAATTCTCCAATTTGAGCTAATCCTAATCCGGTGATAATAGACGTTCTCCAAGAATAGCCAAATAATTTAACAATCGGAATAATAATTAAGGTTTTTCCGGCGACAATTAGCAACATTAATCCGATAATCAGTTCTAAATGTTGCCAAAGAAATACCGGATCAATTAGCATTCCCACCGCGACAAAAAATAAAGCGGCAAAAATATCACGAATAGGTTCAACATAAGTTAAGGTTTGATCGGCATATTCTACCTCAGAAATCATTAACCCGGCAACAAAAGCCCCCATTTCAATCGAAAATCCTAAATGTTCTGTTAACAGCGCAATTCCTAAACATAACGCCACAACCCCTAATAAAAATAGTTCTCGACTTTCGGTTTTAGCTAAAAATCGTAATAACCGAGGAATCACCCAAATCCCCGCAATAATTGCCCCTAATGCAAATAATCCAATTAATAAAAGCGATCGCCCCACCGCTTCAAAAATCACGCCTCCTTGGGGTTGATTTAAAGCAGGTAACACTGCTAACATTAACCCTAATGCTAAATCCTGTACGACTAAAATCCCTAGCATTACCTGTCCTTGAGGGGTCGCCATTTCATTGCGTTCCATCAAACATTTCAGGACAACGGCCGTTGAAGATAGGGATAAAATTGCCCCTAAAAAGATGCCTTGAATCGGAGAAGTATCCCAACCTAAAATTCCTGTTGCGAGGGCGGTAATTAATACCGTAAAGACAATTTGTAACCCTCCTCCTCCTAAACTAATTGCCTGGACTTTTTTCAACTCCGCCAAGGAAAATTCTACCCCCAAGGCAAATAGAAGAAAGGCTACTCCAAATTGAGCCAGGGTTTCCACTTGAACTAATTCTTTGATCAAGCCTAATCCACTGGGGCCAACAATCATTCCCCCAATCAAATAACCCAGAATCGCGGGTTGTCGGATTAACGATGCTAAAAGTCCTCCGACGGTTGCAGCGACAAGGACAAGGACTAAATCTACAATTAAGCGAAAGTCTTCTGGCACGGTTTATCTTAAAACGAAATGATTAAATGTAACATTCTGTTACTTATTCTCAGCATACTAAAATTGTGAAGAATTCGGCATTAGCCTTAAAATTTTAGGGGGAAAACCGATCAACCTTGGAGAGAGCAAGATGAGACTGAAAGTGCCTAGGTGGCTCAAGTCGTTAATGTTAAGCCTGATCACGGT
This genomic stretch from Planktothrix serta PCC 8927 harbors:
- a CDS encoding ABC transporter ATP-binding protein, whose translation is MNSAVELLNVSKLFKGLNSKEFLAVNQLNLEIKTGEFFSLLGPSGCGKTTTLRMIAGFELPTSGEILIHQQPMKNRPPFYRPVNTVFQNYALFPHLTVAENVAFGLEMENVSRPQIKSRVTDALSLVKLTDFQTRYPRQLSGGQQQRVALARALVKQPKVLLFDEPLGALDLKLRKEMQLELKKMQKQLGITFIYVTHDQEEALTMSDRIGVMNHGELLQVGTPLEIYEYPQTKFVADFIGETNFLTGRVTQIQGQQITVLVDEQLSIHLTTSQPVIEGQIINLIIRPEKATLYANTDQNRGDYQNVEAWKGIIEESIYLGTDTRYAVRLTDQTLIMIRWQNWHRDDLQRFTLGDQVKVVVPPNSINIISN
- a CDS encoding cation:proton antiporter domain-containing protein, with amino-acid sequence MPEDFRLIVDLVLVLVAATVGGLLASLIRQPAILGYLIGGMIVGPSGLGLIKELVQVETLAQFGVAFLLFALGVEFSLAELKKVQAISLGGGGLQIVFTVLITALATGILGWDTSPIQGIFLGAILSLSSTAVVLKCLMERNEMATPQGQVMLGILVVQDLALGLMLAVLPALNQPQGGVIFEAVGRSLLLIGLFALGAIIAGIWVIPRLLRFLAKTESRELFLLGVVALCLGIALLTEHLGFSIEMGAFVAGLMISEVEYADQTLTYVEPIRDIFAALFFVAVGMLIDPVFLWQHLELIIGLMLLIVAGKTLIIIPIVKLFGYSWRTSIITGLGLAQIGEFSFVLASAGQSLGLVSRRIYLLIVGTTALTLIITPFILQFAPKLLDWMEEKWDLSNLLENSRKITDIAENFPQQNHIIVCGYGRVGRNLVRLLQSHNYSVVVIDQSEQAVQELRNNNIPYLYGNAASLHVLETAGVDRAISMAIAIPDPMSTRLCLKRSLEFSPNLDVIVIADRDKDIELLYQLGAKEVVQPEFEASLELSTHLLTRMGLTGDKIQQEMQKIRQSQYSDFRPKKSPQEVARDLQQATQEMNSKWYALPPSSPLTGMTLEESNIRPMTGISVMAIRRSTGEEIDYPDGQARLEKDDKLLVVGETAALTTLDQLAKGEVTIPAESISCQWLNIPENSPVIGKPLSKLDLASRFRVQVQALRRDDKFHRWPSRNLDLEAGDRLLLCGSFHDLNQARREMIPINLPSLKALKEKEKEKEIDEDLTLKN